The genomic interval CATGTCCCCGGTGGCGGCTCGGTCCCGCCAAAGCCGGGGAGGTCAAGACGCACGATACGCCGTCCCTTTGCGAGGAGCGGCACAAGTTGATCGAACGTCTGAAGCGTATCCTTCCACCCATGGAGCATGAGCATGACTGCGCCTGTGCCTTCATCGAGATAGTCCGTAGCGATATTATTAACGATAATTTTCATGAATTTTGCAACCACACAGGTGCTGTCGTGACTTTGTTCAACTACCCAGGTGTTTCCGCACGCATGGACACAAGTATGACAAATGCCAGTGGTGTATCGAGGGACAACACTCGGTGTTGAACAAAGTCTCTACTATCGTAGTGTAACAAACCGACGCGGTCCTCGAAAGGACCGCGTCTCACGGAAATCGCACTGGTACTCACGCTACGCAGCCGCAGCTACTTTCTGCTTACGCAGAATTTCTGTGTAAAGCCTGAGAGTATTCTGTAGGATGTGCTGAACTGTGCTCCACAGCCCAAACTCGAAAAGCCCGAGCATCTCAACAAGGACTTCTTTGGATTCGATGCTATGAACACGAAGCTTGAACGTCGCGCGCGAAACTCCATTTGCGCCCAGCGGATGAATATAATAGTTACCGTCTACTGTGCGATAGTCTTTTTCATCCCATTGTTTGATTGGCAGCGCACTGTCGACTGACAGCGCGACGTGGCAATATGCAGAATAATCATCCAACAATGATACAGCGAAGGGGTACGGCAACATAACCTCAAATGTCCAGTATGGTTCATTTTCTCTACGTTGACTGAACACCTCATCCCAAACTTCATCCTTGCTGAGGTCCTTTGCGATAATACAGCCCGACTGGTCGATTATCGTGTGCACCATTTTCTCCATTGCACTTCCTCCCCGACGACACAAGTTCAAGGTGTACGACCCAAAAACACACTACCACGCGAGACTCATTTCCGCAACCTCTCAAGCGCTCGGATCTCGTCGCGGAGGATTGCGGCGGTTTCAAAATCGAGCTCTTTTACTGCTGCACTCATCTGCTTTTTTTTCTCACGGAGAAGTACCGCGCGGGTTTTGCCGGAGCCGCTTTGCTCAAGCGCAAGTAGGATTTCGACCGTCCGCGTGTGCTCACCCTTGATCTCTTCTGCGATATCGTGGATCGCTTTCGTGATTGAACGCGGCGTAATGCCGTGCTCTTTATTGTGCGCGAGCTGCTTCTCGCGCCGCCGATTCGTCTCATCGAGCGCACGCTCGATTGAGCCAGTCAGACGATCCGCGTAGAGGATCACGCGTCCGTTCACGTTACGCGCCGCGCGGCCGATTATCTGGATGAGCGCGGTATCCGAGCGCAGGAACCCCTCTTTGTCCGCGTCGAGTATGCCGATGAGCTCAACTTCCGGTAAGTCAAGTCCCTCGCGTAGCAGGTTGACTCCGACGATAACGTCAAAAACACCGCGCCGGAAATTGGTGAGTATCTCGATGCGCTCGATCGTTTTAATACCACTGTGCAAGTACTCAGCTTTCAGTTTATGCTCTTTAAGATACGTACTCAAATCCTCGGCCATTTTCTTCGTGAGCGTGGTCGCGATCACGCGGCCGCCATTGTGTATTGCGCGCTCGGCCTCGACGATGAAGTCCGCGATTTGCCCCGAATAGTCGCCCGTGCTCACGATCGGCCGTACTGTCACCTCCGGATCGACAAGTCCGGTCGGACGGATGATCTGCTCTACAATCCGCACACTGTGTTCGCGTTCGTAGACCGCGGGCGTCGCCGAGGTGTAGATGCGCTGTCCCACGCGCTTGTCAAACTCCTCAAATGTGAGCGGCCGGTTGTCTTTCGCTGACGGCAAGCGGAAGCCGTGCTCGACCAAGGTTTCCTTGCGGGAGCTGTCGCCCGCGAACATGCCCCCAATCTGCGGGACAGTGACGTGCGATTCATCGATCACCGTGAGAAAGTCCGCAGTACCGTCGCTCTGATGCGGAAAGTAGTCGAGCAGCGTAAATGGTGGCTCGCCTGCGCTGCGGCCGTCAAAGTGCCGCGAGTAATTTTCAATCCCGTTGCAGTAGCCAACCTCGCGGATCATCGCGAGGTCGTAGTTCGTGCGACGCTTGAGACGCTCGCGCTCAAGGATCATGCCGCGGCTCTCAAGGTACGCGAGTCGCTCTGCGAGCTCGTGCGTAATGTCCGCCATCGCCCGCTCGCGCTCGCTCTCCGGCGTCACATAATGCTTCGCGGGAAAGATAAAAATGTCGGCGACGTCCGGCTCACGAACCGCGCGAGTAAGCGCGTCAATGACGCGGATACCCGCGATACTCTCCGCGTCGAATTCGATGCGAAAAATAATCTCCTCATGCGCTGGCATGACCTCGACCGCGTTCCCGACGGCACGAAAAGTGCCCGGGGTGAGGTCGGTATTGGTACGCTCAAAGTAGATGCGCACCAGCTGTCGCATGAGCGCGGCGCGGCCCAGAGAGGCACCGCGCGAGAGCCGCAGATGCACTTTTTCGTACTCAGTCGGGCTCCCGAGGCCGTAAATGCAGGAGACGGACGCCACAATGATCACATCGCGGCGCGTGAGCAGGGCCTGCGTCGCCGCGTGGCGTAGCCGATCAATTTCCTCATTCACCATCGCCTCTTTTTCGATGTACGTATCGGTCACCGGAAGATACGCCTCCGGCTGATAAAAATCGTAATACGAGACGAAGTAGTGCACCGCATTCTCGGGAAAAAATGACCGATACTCTTGTGCGAGCTGCGCAGCAAGAGTTTTATTGTGCGCGATGACGAGCGCGGGCTTGTCAAATGCGGCAATCACATTCGCCATCGTAAAAGTTTTGCCGGTGCCCGTGGCTCCGAGGAGCGTCTGGTGAACCTCGCCGCTCTCGAGGCCCGCGAGGAGCGCCAAAATTGCCTGCGGCTGGTCGCCCGCAGGAGTGTAGCTTGATTTTAGTGAAAAATGCCCCATACTAACTGGTAGACACAACTATACACGGTACTCGCGGTGCATACTAAAACCCGCAACCGTGCGACACCGAGTGTTAAACATCCGATGTTGCACAAATTATCCACAGGGAGATACGGTAATGCAGACACTCCAGACCGAACACTTCCGCCTCGCGCTCATTGAAGAGTGGCGCGATTACTTTTCTCAAACGACGGCGGTCTCTCACGAACCATGCTGGCACAGCGTGCCAATTTCAACATTGGCAGAATTTTGGCTTCGGTATGCCACGAAAGTGAACAAAGAGCTGCTACGTCTTGACGTCCTGCCGCCCGGTCACCTGGTGCTCCATATCGGCATTCGTGTTAGTGTCATTGGTCCACTACTGTCCAAATGTGCCCTTGCGCTCCGCCTTGATACCAAGGAAGAGCAGGCAGCCATCAAGGCCCTCTATGAAGAGACCATTTGTCTCCTGCAGTATCGCAAACAGGCACTCCTACTCGATATCAACAGCAAGCTCTCCCTTGCGGAGCTCGCGCGCAATTATGACAGGTGGTAAAACCCGTGGAAGTGCGCAACACAAGCGGCCGCCCGATTCTTGTCGGACGGCCGTAAATCTAATCTAGATGTTACCGCACGGCCTGCCTGCCAGTCCTACCGGTGATAATCTCCCAACCGTAATCACCGTCGTGGTACATGCCTCGAAGACCTGGTGGTGGTCGCAGCTCATTTCTCTCTTTTGCCATCTCAAGCCACGC from bacterium carries:
- the uvrB gene encoding excinuclease ABC subunit UvrB, which encodes MGHFSLKSSYTPAGDQPQAILALLAGLESGEVHQTLLGATGTGKTFTMANVIAAFDKPALVIAHNKTLAAQLAQEYRSFFPENAVHYFVSYYDFYQPEAYLPVTDTYIEKEAMVNEEIDRLRHAATQALLTRRDVIIVASVSCIYGLGSPTEYEKVHLRLSRGASLGRAALMRQLVRIYFERTNTDLTPGTFRAVGNAVEVMPAHEEIIFRIEFDAESIAGIRVIDALTRAVREPDVADIFIFPAKHYVTPESERERAMADITHELAERLAYLESRGMILERERLKRRTNYDLAMIREVGYCNGIENYSRHFDGRSAGEPPFTLLDYFPHQSDGTADFLTVIDESHVTVPQIGGMFAGDSSRKETLVEHGFRLPSAKDNRPLTFEEFDKRVGQRIYTSATPAVYEREHSVRIVEQIIRPTGLVDPEVTVRPIVSTGDYSGQIADFIVEAERAIHNGGRVIATTLTKKMAEDLSTYLKEHKLKAEYLHSGIKTIERIEILTNFRRGVFDVIVGVNLLREGLDLPEVELIGILDADKEGFLRSDTALIQIIGRAARNVNGRVILYADRLTGSIERALDETNRRREKQLAHNKEHGITPRSITKAIHDIAEEIKGEHTRTVEILLALEQSGSGKTRAVLLREKKKQMSAAVKELDFETAAILRDEIRALERLRK